A single genomic interval of Verrucomicrobiia bacterium harbors:
- a CDS encoding RNA polymerase sigma factor RpoD/SigA — protein MRPNKNVSVKKTAKPNRNRRSALKKSSSRFTLPQAQPAPQAAPGKLVELQTVPLDPPRLPEPPQALDLPPVNYRDEYEPTDSLSLYMREVGEVPLLTPEEEIKLAARIKRGDAKARERMIRANLRLVVKIAREYEGYGLPLLDLINEGNIGLMRAVEKFDPAKGGKLSTYSSWWIKQSIRRAIANQAKTVRLPIHMLDKIAKVRRTVTRLTEELGQDPTDEEVAEELGISVKRANMLRSAGVRTSSIDAPIGDDDSSRMGDIIADERAENPYDMLEQKTMLDLLSELVERLPEREYNILRLRFGLDGGPERSLEEIGREFGVTRERIRQLQNLALNKLRKMIESREAVRIAA, from the coding sequence ATGCGCCCGAACAAAAACGTCTCCGTCAAAAAAACCGCCAAGCCCAATCGCAACCGGCGGTCCGCCCTCAAAAAATCCTCCTCCCGCTTCACCCTGCCCCAGGCCCAGCCCGCCCCGCAGGCCGCCCCGGGCAAGCTCGTGGAGCTGCAAACCGTCCCGCTTGATCCCCCCCGCCTGCCCGAGCCTCCCCAGGCCCTCGACCTCCCGCCGGTCAACTACCGCGACGAATACGAACCCACCGACAGCCTCAGCCTTTACATGCGCGAGGTGGGCGAAGTCCCCCTCCTGACCCCGGAGGAGGAAATCAAACTGGCCGCCCGCATCAAACGCGGCGACGCCAAAGCCCGCGAGCGCATGATCCGCGCCAACCTCCGCCTCGTCGTCAAAATTGCCCGCGAATACGAAGGCTACGGCCTCCCCCTCCTCGACCTCATCAACGAGGGCAACATCGGCCTCATGCGCGCCGTCGAAAAATTTGACCCCGCCAAGGGCGGCAAACTCTCCACCTACAGCTCCTGGTGGATCAAACAATCCATCCGCCGCGCCATCGCCAATCAGGCCAAAACCGTCCGCCTCCCCATCCACATGCTCGACAAAATTGCCAAGGTCCGCCGCACCGTCACGCGCCTGACCGAGGAGCTGGGCCAGGACCCCACCGACGAGGAAGTCGCCGAAGAGCTGGGCATCAGCGTCAAACGCGCCAACATGCTCCGCTCCGCCGGCGTCCGCACCTCCTCCATTGATGCCCCCATCGGCGACGACGACTCCAGCCGCATGGGCGACATCATCGCCGACGAACGCGCCGAAAATCCCTACGACATGCTCGAGCAGAAAACCATGCTCGACCTCCTCAGCGAACTCGTCGAACGCCTCCCCGAGCGCGAATACAACATCCTCCGCCTCCGCTTCGGCCTGGACGGCGGCCCCGAACGCTCCCTCGAGGAAATCGGCCGCGAATTCGGCGTCACCCGCGAGCGCATCCGCCAGCTCCAAAATCTCGCCCTCAACAAACTGCGCAAAATGATCGAAAGCCGCGAAGCCGTGCGCATCGCCGCCTGA
- a CDS encoding DNA topoisomerase IV subunit A, which translates to MAESKKRNPNQLDLGIAVPASAEAGEHVVPVAVPVGAGGNGGNGGQGQGKANGDGPGNGNGDAHVQAEREAAAVAHRAFDPKRIELALHRRVDTGFLQYASYVIRDRAIPHVADGLKPVQRRILWAMHLTDDGRFTKVANVVGDTMKFHPHGDAAIGEALVVLANKRYLIEGQGNFGNLYTGDPAAAPRYIECRLTELARTELFNDDITELVPSYDGRNQEPVTLPSKLPLTLMLGAEGIAVGLAARILPHNFPELLQAQIAILKQQPFKVVPDFPTGGLMDARDYQDGKGTVKVRAKIKVKDESTVLIKEIPPGTTTESLIASIEDATRKGKLKVKSVTDFTSEEVEIEVKCPPGVTAEKLVDALYAFTDCEVTLASRIIVIKEHRPVEMTASEVLRENTAQLVEILRRELELKRGRLQEELHFRTLERIFIEERLYKRIEKCRTQEAVQAAVREGFEPYAAELARPLSEADIERLLGVRIRRISLFDIEQHRQEMARLKGELKETEKHLKNVVKYAIGHLEGLLAKYGPQYPRLTRSSRFDEVDTREAAFKAFKVAYDRESGYIGYKVAGEEFKVECTRFDRILLVFKDGHYKVIELPEKLFVGPDLVYAGLPERERVFTMAYTTREATYLKRFTFGGMILNKDYQCVPEKGRILFFEPDTPAELYIRYKPAPYQKVNQQTCHPAEVDVKGPKTRGRQVSIKEVSSITSKPTRGWDPEAPTTRVVFA; encoded by the coding sequence ATGGCGGAATCGAAGAAACGTAACCCCAACCAGTTGGACTTGGGCATTGCAGTGCCGGCTTCTGCGGAGGCTGGGGAGCATGTGGTGCCGGTGGCGGTGCCGGTGGGGGCGGGGGGCAACGGGGGCAATGGGGGCCAGGGCCAGGGCAAAGCCAACGGGGACGGACCGGGCAATGGGAATGGGGATGCGCATGTGCAGGCGGAGAGGGAGGCGGCGGCTGTGGCGCATCGGGCGTTTGATCCGAAGCGGATTGAGCTGGCGTTGCATCGGCGGGTGGACACGGGCTTTTTGCAGTATGCGTCGTATGTGATCCGGGATCGGGCGATTCCGCATGTGGCGGACGGGCTGAAGCCGGTGCAGCGGCGGATATTGTGGGCGATGCATTTGACGGATGACGGGCGCTTCACCAAGGTGGCGAATGTGGTGGGGGACACGATGAAGTTTCATCCGCATGGGGATGCGGCGATTGGGGAGGCGCTGGTGGTGCTGGCGAACAAGCGGTATTTGATTGAGGGGCAGGGGAATTTTGGGAATTTGTACACGGGGGATCCGGCGGCGGCGCCGCGGTACATTGAATGCCGGTTGACGGAGCTGGCGCGGACGGAGCTGTTTAATGATGACATCACCGAGCTGGTGCCGAGTTATGATGGGCGGAATCAGGAGCCGGTGACGCTGCCGAGCAAACTGCCGCTGACGTTGATGCTGGGGGCGGAGGGGATTGCGGTGGGTTTGGCGGCGCGGATTTTGCCGCACAATTTTCCGGAGCTGTTGCAGGCGCAGATAGCGATCTTGAAGCAGCAGCCCTTCAAGGTGGTGCCGGACTTTCCCACGGGGGGGCTGATGGATGCGCGGGATTATCAGGACGGGAAGGGGACGGTGAAGGTGCGGGCGAAGATCAAGGTGAAGGACGAGTCCACGGTGTTGATCAAGGAGATACCGCCCGGCACGACGACGGAATCATTGATCGCCTCGATAGAGGACGCGACGCGGAAGGGGAAGCTCAAGGTCAAGTCGGTGACGGATTTCACGTCGGAGGAGGTGGAGATTGAGGTGAAGTGCCCGCCGGGGGTGACGGCGGAGAAGCTGGTGGACGCGTTGTATGCGTTCACGGATTGCGAGGTGACGCTGGCCAGCCGGATCATTGTGATCAAGGAGCATCGGCCGGTGGAGATGACGGCCAGCGAGGTGCTGCGGGAGAACACGGCGCAACTGGTGGAGATTCTGCGGCGGGAGCTGGAGCTGAAGCGGGGGCGGCTGCAGGAGGAGCTGCATTTTCGCACGCTGGAGCGGATTTTCATCGAGGAGCGGCTGTACAAGCGGATTGAGAAGTGCCGGACGCAGGAGGCGGTGCAGGCGGCGGTGCGGGAGGGGTTTGAGCCGTATGCGGCGGAGCTGGCGCGGCCGTTGAGCGAGGCGGACATTGAGCGGCTGCTGGGGGTGCGCATCCGGCGGATTTCGCTGTTTGACATTGAGCAGCACCGGCAGGAGATGGCGCGGTTGAAGGGGGAGCTGAAGGAGACGGAGAAGCATTTGAAGAATGTGGTGAAGTATGCGATTGGGCATTTGGAGGGGCTGCTGGCGAAGTATGGGCCGCAGTATCCGCGGCTGACGCGGAGCAGCCGGTTTGACGAGGTGGACACGCGGGAGGCGGCGTTCAAGGCGTTCAAGGTGGCGTATGACCGGGAGAGCGGGTATATCGGGTACAAGGTGGCGGGGGAGGAGTTCAAAGTGGAGTGCACGCGGTTTGACCGCATTCTGCTGGTGTTCAAGGACGGCCATTACAAGGTGATCGAGCTGCCGGAGAAATTGTTTGTGGGGCCGGATTTGGTGTATGCGGGGCTGCCGGAGCGGGAGCGGGTGTTTACGATGGCGTACACGACGCGGGAGGCGACGTATTTGAAGCGGTTCACCTTTGGCGGGATGATCTTGAACAAGGACTATCAATGCGTGCCGGAGAAGGGGCGGATTTTGTTTTTTGAGCCGGACACGCCGGCGGAGCTGTACATCCGGTACAAGCCGGCGCCGTATCAGAAGGTGAATCAGCAGACGTGCCATCCGGCGGAGGTGGACGTGAAGGGGCCGAAGACACGGGGGCGGCAGGTGAGCATCAAGGAAGTGAGTTCGATCACGAGCAAACCGACGCGGGGGTGGGATCCGGAGGCGCCCACCACGCGGGTGGTGTTTGCCTGA
- a CDS encoding MBL fold metallo-hydrolase — translation MRIISALRLIAGFLLGLTLPAPAGSPTLQPVDPSRWPHLFRWTDTCNVYVLRAGDAALLIDLGDGSVLERLPDLGVRRVEWVLFTHHHREQCQGAPRLAATAAEFAAPAAERDIFEQPLKFRKLHVHLNDPFSVYGASYVRPPIQPIPLALTFETNDLFHWRGFDFRCVATPGNSPGSMTYLLRQGDHWLAFSGDLMLDGARLHTWHDSEWDYGYGAGIRALRDSAARLEALAPACLLPAHGPLIRDPLPQLRAFQYKLQRFEALYVRGYDMQRVATHQDKISRPTPIPHLGQISPHLFKFNLPNFWGNFGLILADSGRALVVDCGLLGEDRLDAALHGLRQHYGLKAIDAVIVTHMHGDHFLEAPHLRQRWGAQIWALDNMVDKMERPERYPYAAMLQAYGKSGPDGSPLRRVKVDRAFRPGETFSWEGFRFTVDWMPGQTEFALCLHGIIDGRKVAFTGDNLFGDPLNPAHTAHEAVVAFNSAILEEGYIYAGEYLKKLQPDLMLGGHSFVMDQPAALIERFRRWAYTLRDTYQELSAEKDYRYMFDPFWVRAEPYRLSLPAGGAAPLQLHVRNFLRAPQTHRIAICTPTGLAATPPVLTGRLPAQARRAFPIQLQAAAHLAPGVYLAAFDVTLDGRRYGQRFDVIVEVTPAR, via the coding sequence GTGAGAATCATCAGCGCGCTGCGGCTCATCGCCGGATTTCTGCTCGGCCTGACCCTCCCGGCCCCCGCCGGCTCACCCACCCTCCAACCCGTGGACCCCAGCCGCTGGCCCCACCTCTTCCGCTGGACCGATACCTGCAACGTCTATGTCCTCCGCGCCGGCGACGCCGCCCTCCTCATTGACCTCGGCGACGGCTCCGTCCTCGAACGCCTCCCCGACCTCGGCGTGCGGCGCGTCGAATGGGTCCTCTTCACCCATCACCACCGCGAGCAATGCCAGGGAGCCCCACGCCTCGCCGCCACCGCCGCCGAATTCGCCGCCCCCGCGGCCGAGCGCGACATCTTCGAGCAGCCGCTCAAATTCCGCAAACTCCACGTCCACCTCAACGACCCCTTCTCCGTCTATGGCGCCTCCTACGTCCGACCCCCCATCCAACCCATCCCCCTCGCCCTCACCTTCGAAACCAACGACCTCTTCCACTGGCGCGGCTTCGATTTCCGCTGCGTCGCCACCCCGGGCAACAGCCCCGGCAGCATGACCTACCTCCTCCGCCAGGGCGATCATTGGCTCGCCTTCAGCGGCGACCTCATGCTCGACGGCGCCCGCCTCCACACCTGGCACGACAGCGAATGGGACTACGGCTACGGCGCCGGCATCCGCGCCCTGCGCGACTCCGCCGCCCGCCTCGAAGCCCTCGCCCCCGCCTGCCTGCTCCCCGCCCACGGCCCCCTCATCCGCGACCCCCTCCCGCAACTGCGCGCCTTCCAATACAAATTGCAGCGCTTCGAAGCCCTCTACGTCCGCGGCTACGACATGCAGCGCGTGGCCACCCATCAGGACAAAATCAGCCGCCCCACCCCCATCCCCCACCTCGGCCAAATCTCCCCCCACCTCTTCAAATTCAATCTCCCCAATTTCTGGGGCAACTTCGGCCTCATCCTCGCCGACAGCGGCCGCGCCCTCGTCGTGGATTGCGGCCTCCTCGGCGAAGACCGGCTCGACGCCGCCCTCCACGGCCTCCGCCAGCACTACGGCCTCAAGGCCATTGACGCCGTCATCGTCACCCACATGCACGGCGATCACTTCCTCGAAGCCCCCCACCTCCGCCAGCGCTGGGGCGCCCAAATCTGGGCCCTCGACAACATGGTGGACAAAATGGAGCGCCCCGAGCGCTACCCCTACGCCGCCATGCTCCAGGCCTACGGCAAATCCGGCCCCGACGGCTCACCCCTCCGCCGCGTCAAGGTGGACCGCGCCTTCCGCCCCGGCGAAACCTTCTCCTGGGAAGGCTTCCGCTTCACCGTGGACTGGATGCCCGGCCAGACCGAGTTCGCCCTCTGCCTCCACGGCATCATTGACGGCCGCAAGGTGGCCTTCACCGGCGACAACCTCTTCGGCGACCCCCTCAACCCCGCCCACACCGCCCACGAAGCCGTCGTGGCCTTCAACAGCGCCATCCTCGAGGAAGGCTACATCTACGCCGGCGAATACCTCAAAAAACTGCAGCCCGACCTCATGCTGGGCGGCCACTCCTTCGTCATGGATCAACCCGCGGCCCTCATCGAGCGCTTCCGCCGCTGGGCCTACACCCTCCGCGACACCTACCAGGAATTGAGCGCCGAAAAAGACTACCGCTACATGTTCGACCCCTTCTGGGTGCGCGCCGAACCGTACCGCCTCTCCCTCCCCGCCGGCGGCGCAGCCCCCCTGCAACTCCACGTGCGCAACTTCCTGCGCGCCCCCCAGACGCATCGCATCGCAATTTGCACCCCCACCGGCCTGGCCGCCACACCCCCCGTCCTCACCGGCCGCCTCCCCGCCCAGGCCCGCCGCGCCTTCCCCATCCAGTTGCAGGCCGCCGCCCACCTCGCCCCGGGCGTCTATTTGGCCGCCTTCGATGTCACCCTGGACGGCCGCCGCTACGGCCAGCGCTTCGATGTCATCGTCGAGGTCACACCGGCCAGATAA
- a CDS encoding response regulator transcription factor — MKILVAEDDRTSNRMLTILLQKWGHEVISTTDGAQAWKALAQPGAPQLAILDWMMPLVDGPTLCRMARQNAALRSLYIILLTTLGRTEDVVAGLESGANDYVVKPFNHAELQARINVGVRMVLLQNELAATRRECHAAQEEVKQLRGIIPICSYCKKIRDDQNYWTQVESYIARHSEATFSHGVCPECFEKFLKDAVTPEEGFEKAP, encoded by the coding sequence ATGAAGATTTTGGTGGCAGAGGATGACCGGACGAGCAACCGGATGCTGACCATTTTGCTGCAGAAATGGGGCCATGAGGTCATCTCGACGACGGACGGGGCGCAGGCGTGGAAGGCGCTGGCGCAGCCGGGGGCGCCGCAACTGGCGATATTGGACTGGATGATGCCGCTGGTGGACGGGCCGACGCTCTGCCGGATGGCGCGGCAGAATGCGGCGTTGCGCAGTCTGTACATTATTTTGCTGACCACGTTGGGGCGGACGGAGGACGTGGTGGCGGGGCTGGAGAGCGGGGCCAATGATTACGTGGTCAAACCGTTCAATCATGCGGAATTGCAGGCGCGGATCAATGTGGGGGTGCGGATGGTGCTGCTGCAAAACGAGCTGGCGGCCACGCGGCGGGAATGCCACGCGGCGCAGGAGGAGGTCAAGCAACTGCGGGGGATCATTCCGATATGCAGCTACTGCAAGAAGATCCGCGATGATCAAAATTACTGGACGCAGGTGGAGAGTTACATTGCGCGGCATTCGGAGGCCACGTTCAGTCACGGGGTGTGCCCGGAGTGCTTTGAGAAATTTTTGAAGGACGCGGTGACGCCGGAGGAGGGTTTTGAGAAGGCGCCGTGA
- a CDS encoding cobalamin B12-binding domain-containing protein, producing the protein MDQPCHTIKMAAKLTGLSAHVIRIWEKRYGAVQPQRSHTQRRLYCERDLQRLALLRQATEQGHNIGAIARLRDEELRELIGRAAAAGGPARVSPNGWHGPGVSIEGLLGHVRALDAAGLVQHLEQLHVELGSQGLLIQVVAPLAQRIGEEWAQGQMTAAEEHFATATIREYLLHHARQFPVQGAPALVAATPAGQLHELGAVLATFGARSQGWNAVYLGASLPAAEIAGAARRSGARTVALSIVFPADDPALAGELSQLRKALPEGVTLLAGGRSAAAYREALQQAGAVLVADLQQYFEVLNALRAGPG; encoded by the coding sequence ATGGATCAACCTTGCCACACCATTAAAATGGCGGCCAAGTTGACCGGCTTGAGCGCCCATGTGATACGCATTTGGGAGAAACGCTACGGCGCGGTACAACCGCAGCGCAGCCACACACAGCGGCGTCTTTATTGCGAGCGGGATTTGCAGCGGCTGGCGTTATTGCGCCAGGCCACGGAGCAGGGGCACAACATAGGGGCGATTGCGCGGCTGCGGGATGAAGAGCTGCGGGAGCTGATTGGGCGGGCGGCCGCCGCGGGGGGGCCGGCGAGGGTGTCGCCCAACGGGTGGCACGGTCCGGGGGTGTCCATTGAGGGGTTGCTGGGGCATGTGCGGGCGTTGGATGCAGCAGGTTTGGTGCAGCATCTGGAGCAACTGCACGTGGAGCTGGGGAGCCAGGGTTTGTTGATTCAGGTGGTGGCGCCGCTGGCTCAACGGATTGGGGAGGAATGGGCGCAGGGGCAGATGACGGCGGCGGAGGAGCATTTTGCGACGGCGACGATTCGCGAGTATTTGCTGCATCATGCGCGGCAATTTCCGGTGCAGGGGGCGCCGGCGTTGGTGGCGGCGACGCCGGCGGGGCAACTGCATGAGCTGGGGGCGGTGCTGGCGACGTTTGGGGCGCGCAGCCAGGGGTGGAATGCGGTGTATTTGGGGGCGAGTTTGCCGGCGGCGGAGATAGCGGGGGCGGCGCGGCGGAGCGGGGCGCGGACGGTGGCGTTGAGCATTGTTTTTCCGGCCGATGATCCGGCGCTGGCGGGGGAGTTGAGTCAGTTGCGCAAGGCGCTGCCGGAGGGGGTCACGTTGCTGGCCGGGGGGCGGAGTGCGGCGGCGTATCGGGAGGCGTTGCAGCAGGCGGGGGCGGTGTTGGTGGCGGATTTGCAGCAGTATTTCGAGGTGTTGAACGCCCTGCGGGCGGGGCCGGGATGA